A window from Sebastes fasciatus isolate fSebFas1 chromosome 22, fSebFas1.pri, whole genome shotgun sequence encodes these proteins:
- the LOC141760772 gene encoding serine protease 27-like gives MALYQFLFGSTVIITLFSQGCHSMMPVCGQATRNTRIVGGVNASPGSWPWQVSLSSDGRDFCAASLIHSKWVLTAAHCVTGSDTQTTRVFLGRHSQSGPNLQEVSRGLDMIRCHPSYDFLTNDNDICLLKLSAPVNFTDYIQPVCLASARSTFHTGVSSWVAGFGDTQEDSSSAPEILQEVNVPIVGNNECRCAHRRLTDNMICAGLRAGGKDACTGDSGAPLVTKKGGIWIQSGIVSFGNGCARPNNPGGYTRVSQYQEWITSITGSSQPGFVTYVSSGVDSDLNFDCSDLTAPTTPTTTTTPTTTTTTPTTTTTTPTTTTTTPTTTTTTPTTTTTTPTTTTTTPTTTTTTPTTTTTTPTTTTTTPTTTTTAPTTTTTAPTTTTTTPTTTTTTPTTTTTTPTTTTTTPTTTTTPEDKGSDNGSVFDSGERVIHFSHFTSLCLLVISLYVLGGDT, from the exons ATGGCTCTCTACCAGTTTCTGTTTGGTTCCACCGTCATCATCACTCTCTTTTCCCAAg GATGTCATTCAATGATGCCAG TATGTGGTCAGGCTACAAGAAACACCAGAATTGTGGGAGGTGTAAATGCATCTCCGGGATCTTGGCCCTGGCAGGTCAGTTTATCCAGTGATGGCCGTGACTTCTGTGCAGCGTCGCTAATTCACAGCAAGTGGGTGCTGACGGCTGCTCACTGCGTAACCGG AAGTGACACCCAGACCACAAGGGTTTTTCTGGGCCGACACAGCCAGTCAGGTCCAAACCTGCAGGAAGTGTCACGGGGACTTGATATGATCCGATGCCATCCTTCCTACGACTTCCTGACCAACGACAACGACATATGTCTTCTGAAGCTGTCGGCCCCGGTGAATTTTACGGACTACATACAACCGGTGTGCTTAGCCTCGGCAAGGAGCACGTTCCACACCGGGGTAAGCAGCTGGGTCGCTGGTTTTGGAGATACTCAGGAGG ATTCCTCTTCAGCACCTGAAATCCTGCAGGAGGTGAATGTACCAATAGTGGGAAACAATGAGTGCAGATGTGCCCATCGTCGACTCACAGATAACATGATCTGTGCTGGGTTGAGAGCTGGAGGCAAGGATGCATGCACG GGAGACTCAGGGGCACCACTGGTGACCAAAAAGGGTGGTATATGGATCCAGAGTGGAATTGTGAGTTTTGGCAATGGCTGCGCCAGGCCCAACAATCCTGGAGGTTACACCCGTGTGTCCCAGTACCAGGAATGGATCACCAGCATCACTGGCAGCAGCCAACCAGGCTTTGTTACCTACGTCTCCTCAGGAGTTGACAGCGACTTAAACTTTGACTGTTCAGACCTCACAGCCCCCACTACCCCTACAACCACAACAACCCCTACTACCACCACAACAACCCCCACTACCACCACAACAACCCCTACTACTACCACAACAACCCCTACTACCACCACAACGACCCCTACTACCACCACAACAACCCCTACTACCACCACAACAACCCCTACTACCACCACAACGACCCCTACTACCACCACAACAACCCCTACTACTACCACAACAACCCCTACTACCACCACAACAGCCCCCACAACCACCACAACAGCCCCTACAACCACCACAACAACCCCTACTACCACCACAACAACccctactaccaccactacaacccctactaccaccactacaaCCCCTACTACCACCACAACCCCAGAGGATAAGGGTAGTGATAATGGCAGTGTATTTGACAGTGGTGAACGCGTGATCCATTTCTCCCACttcacctctctgtgtctcctaGTTATTTCGCTCTATGTGCTGGGTGGAGACACATAA